A genomic window from Microbaculum marinisediminis includes:
- a CDS encoding MBL fold metallo-hydrolase, with translation MDFRRRQLLKAGFAAGAALAGSALGAGRSEAAQPKAARQVPGIYRIAVGDIIVTAILDGYVNLGTNMFPDATPDEVERLQRASFAPTGDTVRASVNCFVVNTGDKLAIIDAGGRDFLGPTMGDMPRGLAAAGIDPANVDVVIATHMHPDHIGGIATKNGAAAFANAQLVVCGDDWDFWMSPDNLNNAAEVAKPFFHAAQAAATPYAKTVRKIGPDEEVIPGIRSVPLPGHTPGHTGYMVSSGNDTLFVWGDIVHSPMLQFPHPNWSIALDTSPQKAIMTRRKAFDMAVTDRLLVAGMHLPYPGIGHVVRSNGFRFVPADWVYTLQAP, from the coding sequence ATGGATTTTCGCCGTCGACAGCTCTTGAAGGCCGGTTTCGCCGCGGGCGCGGCCTTGGCCGGCTCCGCGCTCGGAGCCGGCAGGAGCGAGGCCGCCCAGCCGAAGGCGGCCCGGCAGGTGCCCGGAATCTACCGCATCGCCGTTGGCGATATCATCGTCACCGCGATCCTGGACGGCTATGTGAACCTGGGGACGAACATGTTCCCCGACGCCACGCCCGACGAGGTGGAGCGGCTGCAGCGCGCGAGTTTCGCGCCGACCGGCGACACCGTGCGCGCCTCGGTCAACTGCTTCGTGGTCAATACCGGCGACAAGCTGGCGATCATCGATGCCGGCGGCCGCGATTTCCTTGGCCCGACCATGGGCGACATGCCGCGCGGACTGGCCGCCGCCGGCATCGATCCCGCCAATGTCGACGTGGTGATCGCCACGCACATGCATCCCGACCATATCGGCGGGATCGCCACGAAAAACGGGGCGGCGGCGTTCGCCAACGCGCAGCTCGTCGTCTGCGGCGACGACTGGGATTTCTGGATGAGCCCGGACAATCTCAACAACGCCGCCGAGGTGGCGAAGCCGTTCTTCCACGCCGCGCAGGCGGCCGCCACGCCCTATGCCAAGACCGTTCGCAAGATCGGCCCGGACGAGGAAGTGATCCCCGGCATCCGCTCGGTGCCGCTGCCCGGACACACGCCGGGCCACACCGGCTACATGGTGTCGTCGGGCAACGATACGCTGTTCGTCTGGGGCGACATCGTCCATTCGCCGATGCTGCAGTTCCCGCATCCCAACTGGTCGATCGCGCTGGATACCTCGCCGCAGAAGGCGATCATGACCCGGCGCAAGGCGTTCGACATGGCGGTGACCGACCGGTTGCTGGTCGCCGGCATGCATCTGCCCTATCCGGGCATCGGCCACGTGGTGCGCAGCAACGGGTTCCGTTTCGTTCCCGCCGACTGGGTCTACACGCTCCAGGCGCCCTGA
- a CDS encoding LysE family translocator yields the protein MEILLKGIGVGFAVAAPVGPIGLLCIRRTLTDGRAAGLASGLGAATADAVYGLLVAAGFAATGVLLSYATPLQLGGGLLIALLGAMSIRGFLNGPAEDSAREIASRASVIPAYSTTFALTLSNPMTILAFVGLIAGLGASAADSPSAPYWLVAGVFIGSALWWLFLVHLALAARTRITPRVTRWFDLVSGLVLVVWGLWIARGAL from the coding sequence ATGGAAATCCTGCTCAAGGGCATCGGCGTCGGCTTCGCCGTGGCGGCGCCGGTCGGTCCGATCGGACTGCTTTGCATCCGGCGCACGCTGACGGACGGCCGGGCGGCCGGTCTGGCGTCCGGCCTTGGCGCGGCGACCGCGGATGCCGTCTACGGGCTTCTGGTGGCGGCCGGGTTCGCGGCGACCGGCGTGCTGCTGAGCTACGCGACCCCGCTGCAACTCGGCGGTGGCCTGCTGATCGCCCTGCTCGGGGCGATGTCGATCCGAGGGTTCCTGAACGGCCCGGCGGAGGACAGCGCGCGGGAGATTGCCTCGCGCGCGTCCGTGATCCCCGCCTACAGCACCACGTTCGCGCTGACGCTTTCCAACCCGATGACCATTCTGGCCTTTGTCGGGCTGATCGCCGGCCTCGGCGCCTCGGCGGCGGACTCACCCTCGGCACCCTACTGGCTGGTGGCGGGCGTGTTCATCGGGTCGGCGCTGTGGTGGCTGTTTCTCGTCCACCTGGCGCTGGCCGCCAGGACGCGGATCACCCCGCGCGTCACGCGCTGGTTCGATCTGG
- a CDS encoding Lrp/AsnC family transcriptional regulator, which translates to MDEIDRKIADILQTDGRAASVDIASAVGVSTSTANERVRRLVANGTITEWRGVLDPEKVGAALCVFVFLDLAYDGEAEACRALMAFPEVQELHHISGQHSYLMKVRVADTNALQRFLQSSVKPLPAVQRTETLVSLDALKETTVVKISPDARES; encoded by the coding sequence ATGGATGAGATCGACCGCAAGATTGCCGACATACTCCAGACGGACGGGCGGGCCGCCAGCGTCGACATCGCGTCGGCGGTCGGCGTGTCCACGTCGACGGCCAACGAGCGCGTGCGCCGCCTCGTGGCGAACGGCACGATCACCGAGTGGCGCGGGGTTCTGGACCCCGAGAAAGTGGGCGCCGCGCTGTGCGTGTTCGTGTTCCTCGACCTGGCCTATGACGGCGAGGCCGAGGCCTGCCGCGCGCTCATGGCGTTTCCCGAGGTGCAGGAGCTGCACCACATCAGCGGCCAGCACTCGTACCTGATGAAGGTGCGCGTTGCCGACACGAACGCGCTTCAGCGGTTCCTGCAAAGCAGCGTGAAGCCGCTGCCCGCCGTCCAGAGGACGGAGACCCTCGTGTCCCTGGACGCGCTCAAGGAAACGACCGTGGTGAAGATCTCACCGGACGCACGCGAAAGCTGA
- a CDS encoding ABC transporter substrate-binding protein produces the protein MRQFLRLAVAATALVFAGGAAAKDWSTVRIGTEGAYPPFNFYDTNNQLQGFDIEIAQALCDKMAVKCEFVAQDWDGIIPALLANKYDAIVASMSITEERKKQVEFTDKYYNTPARFIARKESAVTDTSAEALKGKALGAQSATIHANFLEGERPDSDLKLYGTQDEANMDLANGRLDAVLADSVVLYEWLENTEEGKCCEFVGEPETDPRYFGDGAGIALRKEDQDLKKMMNEALAAIIADGTYEKINEKYFPFSIY, from the coding sequence ATGCGTCAATTCCTGCGTCTGGCCGTTGCAGCCACGGCACTTGTCTTTGCCGGCGGAGCGGCAGCGAAGGATTGGAGCACGGTCCGTATCGGCACCGAGGGCGCCTATCCTCCGTTCAACTTCTACGACACGAACAACCAGCTTCAGGGCTTCGACATCGAGATCGCCCAGGCGCTCTGCGACAAGATGGCGGTGAAGTGCGAATTCGTCGCACAGGACTGGGACGGCATCATTCCCGCCCTGCTCGCCAACAAGTACGACGCCATCGTCGCCTCGATGTCGATCACCGAGGAGCGCAAGAAGCAGGTCGAGTTCACCGACAAGTACTACAACACCCCGGCCCGCTTTATCGCCCGCAAGGAGTCGGCGGTCACCGACACCTCGGCCGAGGCCCTGAAGGGCAAGGCCCTTGGCGCCCAGTCCGCCACCATCCACGCCAACTTCCTCGAGGGCGAGCGTCCGGACTCGGATCTGAAGCTCTACGGCACCCAGGACGAGGCCAACATGGACCTCGCCAACGGCCGCCTCGACGCGGTGCTGGCCGACTCTGTGGTCCTGTACGAGTGGCTGGAGAACACCGAGGAAGGCAAGTGCTGCGAATTCGTCGGTGAGCCCGAGACCGATCCGAGGTACTTCGGCGACGGCGCCGGCATCGCGCTGCGCAAGGAGGACCAGGACCTCAAGAAGATGATGAACGAGGCCCTGGCCGCGATCATCGCCGACGGCACCTACGAGAAGATCAACGAGAAGTATTTCCCGTTCTCGATCTACTAG